The following is a genomic window from Synergistaceae bacterium.
ATACTGCGTGATAGCACAGGGGACGAAGGGAGTAAACACGCTGCTCGACCCGCTGGTCGCCCCCGGGTTCGGCGCTCCCTACGCCGAGGGAAGAGTGACCCTGCGGAGGAAGTAGCTTTCATGGTCGGGAGGTAAAAATTGCGTATGCGGTATGTTTTTCTCATTGGCATCGGGTATGCGGTGGTTGTTCTGCTCGCCTTCCTCTTCTCGGAAAGGCTGCTCTTCTTCCCGTACCGGGAGCTGTGGGCGACGCCCGAATCCAGAGGGATGGCCTTCGAGGACGTCGACTTCCAGGCATCGGACGGAACGAGGCTGCACGGCTGGTTCGTCCCGGCCGACGGCGCCTCGAGGGCTACTGTGCTCTTCTGCCACGGGAATGCGGGCAACATCTCCCACAGGCTCGACTCGATAGATATCTTCCATCGGCTGGGGCTCTCGGTCTTCATCTTCGACTACCGAGGCTACGGCAGAAGCGAGGGAACACCCTCCGAGAAAGGCGTGTACAGCGACGTGGAGGGGGCGTGGCGCCGGCTGACGGGAGAGCTGGGCGAGCGGCGGGAGCGTGTAGTCA
Proteins encoded in this region:
- a CDS encoding alpha/beta hydrolase; its protein translation is MRYVFLIGIGYAVVVLLAFLFSERLLFFPYRELWATPESRGMAFEDVDFQASDGTRLHGWFVPADGASRATVLFCHGNAGNISHRLDSIDIFHRLGLSVFIFDYRGYGRSEGTPSEKGVYSDVEGAWRRLTGELGERRERVVMFGRSLGGAVAAYAAEKFSPGALILESTFTDLASVGQGHYFFLPVRLIVGDAFNTIGRLERIHCPVLVAASPEDEVVPGSHGKTLFEAAGEPKMFLQLRGDHNLGFLDTGRPYVEGLDTFITSVFGD